The Toxoplasma gondii ME49 chromosome XII, whole genome shotgun sequence genome includes a region encoding these proteins:
- a CDS encoding hypothetical protein (encoded by transcript TGME49_247410~Predicted trans-membrane domain (TMHMM2.0):37-60): MATPPLQDGAPTNGGAATKPSCGARLQNFARMAIKGPSVPHSILFGVGAGCCAYAGYYLYRAMRLTFFDTESVALQSRLRYAEKQKLFHQELDRELAAGHIASLVAEYDPVATRLPFQPMQDRYRV; the protein is encoded by the exons ATGGCGACACCCCCTCTTCAGGACGGCGCTCCGACCAACG GAGGTGCCGCTACCAAGCCAAGCTGCGGCGCGCGTCTGCAAAACTTCGCCCGTATGGCCATCAAGGGGCCGAGCGTCCCCCACTCGATCCTCTTTGGTGTCGGAGCAG GCTGCTGCGCGTACGCAGGCTATTACCTGTATCGCGCTATGCGCCTGACTTTCTTCGATACAGAAAGCGTTGCTCTCCAGTCCCGTCTTCGCtacgcagagaagcagaaactgTTTCACCAAGAGCTGGATCGCGAGTTGGCGGCGGGTCACATTGCCAGTCTCGTCGCAGAGTACGACCCGGTCGCCACGCGTCTTCCGTTCCAGCCCAT